A part of Citrifermentans bremense genomic DNA contains:
- a CDS encoding Lrp/AsnC family transcriptional regulator: MIDDIDIHILEILQEKARIPNAEVARQVGMAPSAVLERIRKLEERGIIEGYEVRLNPVCFHQGLSAFVFIETEGDSAETAQALAGMTSVQEVHQVVGPDGFLVKLRTAGNTSLAGILRHQIQPLKGVKSTRTQIVLETVKETRSVDLVHAERDL; encoded by the coding sequence ATGATCGACGACATAGACATACACATACTGGAGATCCTTCAGGAGAAGGCGCGCATCCCCAACGCCGAAGTCGCCCGCCAGGTAGGCATGGCGCCCTCTGCCGTTTTGGAGCGGATCCGGAAGCTCGAGGAGCGCGGGATCATCGAGGGATACGAGGTGAGGCTGAACCCCGTCTGTTTCCACCAGGGGTTGTCCGCCTTCGTCTTCATAGAAACGGAAGGGGACTCCGCCGAGACGGCGCAAGCCTTGGCCGGCATGACTTCGGTCCAGGAGGTGCACCAGGTTGTGGGTCCCGACGGGTTCCTGGTGAAGCTCAGGACGGCCGGCAACACCTCCCTCGCCGGCATCCTGCGCCACCAGATCCAGCCGCTCAAGGGGGTGAAGTCAACCCGCACCCAGATCGTTCTGGAGACCGTCAAGGAAACCAGAAGCGTCGATCTGGTGCATGCAGAGCGAGACCTTTAA
- a CDS encoding methyl-accepting chemotaxis protein has product MNVLLDLYMRLKIKTRIVFLSACYSFCIVAAVTVGRSFSASIAIISTTVFVILGIFFSSLLYWTVNDALARIQGYLARMTEGDLTQKIAPKRNNEISTIIRSIGSLQETLREIVSQISQTSEDLSRASHQVHSSAAQIAAGTEDVASQTNAVAVASEEMAATSGDIAENCMRAASNSSQATDTAQSGANVVHQTIEGMEVIAAKVKDAAGTVEGLGARSDQIGEIVGTIEDIADQTNLLALNAAIEAARAGEQGRGFAVVADEVRALAERTTRATREIGEMIKAIQSETRLAVAAMESSVTEVEKGTGFSMKSGEALEEITSRISEVTMQINQIVTAAEEQTATSGEISRNVQQVTEVIARNAHETAGTVTAAATLSSQADQLERLVRQFHL; this is encoded by the coding sequence ATGAACGTTCTCTTAGATCTCTACATGCGGCTTAAAATCAAGACACGGATAGTTTTCCTCTCCGCCTGCTACAGTTTCTGTATCGTAGCGGCTGTCACAGTCGGCAGGTCTTTCTCCGCTTCAATAGCCATCATCTCCACCACGGTCTTCGTGATACTAGGCATCTTCTTCAGCTCCCTCCTTTACTGGACCGTAAACGACGCTCTGGCCCGGATCCAGGGGTATCTGGCCAGGATGACCGAAGGGGACCTGACCCAGAAAATCGCGCCGAAGCGCAACAACGAGATCAGCACCATCATACGCTCCATAGGCTCGCTGCAGGAAACCTTGCGGGAGATCGTGTCGCAGATCTCGCAGACCTCGGAAGACCTCTCCAGGGCCTCGCACCAGGTCCATTCCAGCGCCGCCCAGATCGCGGCCGGAACCGAGGATGTCGCCTCGCAGACCAACGCCGTCGCCGTGGCGAGCGAGGAGATGGCTGCGACCTCGGGAGACATCGCCGAGAACTGCATGAGGGCGGCATCCAACTCCAGCCAGGCGACCGACACCGCCCAGTCCGGAGCCAACGTGGTGCACCAGACCATCGAGGGGATGGAAGTGATAGCTGCAAAGGTGAAGGATGCCGCTGGGACGGTCGAAGGGTTGGGGGCGCGTTCGGACCAGATCGGAGAGATCGTGGGAACCATCGAGGACATCGCGGACCAGACCAATCTGCTGGCGCTCAACGCCGCCATCGAAGCGGCAAGGGCAGGCGAGCAGGGACGCGGATTTGCGGTGGTCGCCGACGAAGTGCGCGCCCTGGCGGAGCGCACCACGCGTGCCACGCGCGAGATCGGAGAGATGATCAAGGCGATCCAGTCCGAGACGAGACTCGCGGTGGCTGCTATGGAAAGCAGCGTCACCGAGGTGGAGAAGGGGACCGGGTTCTCGATGAAATCCGGTGAGGCGCTCGAGGAGATCACCAGCAGGATCTCCGAGGTGACCATGCAGATCAACCAGATCGTCACCGCTGCAGAAGAGCAGACTGCTACGAGCGGCGAGATCTCGAGAAACGTGCAGCAGGTGACCGAGGTCATCGCGCGCAACGCCCACGAAACCGCAGGCACCGTCACCGCCGCGGCGACGCTTTCCTCCCAGGCGGACCAATTGGAGCGCCTGGTGCGGCAGTTCCACCTCTAG
- a CDS encoding YkgJ family cysteine cluster protein, producing the protein MDEISWQAESFAAALVGKLREILDGEAGLAALAAAVKRCSEAAEEVCAGRPMACAPGCPSCCVLNVAVLLPEAVLVARRLSATLPPDELSRLRGTLAAHRSSTRWMDDEERILKRADCPFLDGYGSCSIHEVRPLACRAAASLDADCCRSAFSPVVTDEPRLVPADLLRQAAYDEAFSALALVLKGLGLDSRSIELGTGVLAFVDMPEYLELFLEGGRLPDSLWR; encoded by the coding sequence ATGGACGAGATTAGCTGGCAGGCTGAGAGTTTCGCTGCGGCATTGGTGGGGAAGCTGCGGGAGATCCTGGACGGAGAGGCGGGGCTTGCGGCACTGGCTGCCGCGGTGAAGCGCTGCAGCGAGGCGGCGGAGGAGGTCTGCGCGGGACGCCCCATGGCATGCGCTCCCGGGTGTCCTTCCTGCTGCGTCCTGAACGTGGCGGTCCTGCTGCCGGAGGCGGTACTGGTTGCACGAAGGCTTTCGGCCACGCTCCCGCCTGATGAGCTTAGCCGGCTGCGGGGCACCCTTGCCGCCCACCGATCCTCGACGCGCTGGATGGACGACGAGGAGAGGATTCTCAAGCGCGCAGACTGCCCGTTCCTCGACGGCTACGGCAGTTGCAGCATACACGAGGTGCGCCCCCTCGCCTGCCGCGCGGCGGCCTCGCTGGACGCCGATTGCTGTCGCAGCGCCTTCTCCCCCGTCGTCACCGACGAGCCGCGGCTGGTCCCGGCCGATCTGTTGAGGCAGGCGGCCTACGACGAGGCGTTTTCCGCGCTGGCGCTTGTTCTGAAAGGCCTGGGCCTCGACAGCCGCAGCATCGAATTGGGGACCGGGGTGCTGGCCTTTGTGGACATGCCGGAGTACCTGGAGCTCTTCCTTGAGGGCGGCAGGCTCCCGGACTCGCTGTGGCGCTGA
- a CDS encoding methyl-accepting chemotaxis protein: METIWHYYLCLTIRTRLIILCLCYSVCIVAATVAGSLDSQFWQWGLTVAFITLGALFGGINIWGITSAITRTINNLETLAKGNLSQEIVIKRTNEVSKILHAMRKMVGNQTEVLRNIHGASLQMEQSSFQISEISNEIADTTRAQQAQVLQVSAATGEVLTISESVRELSDMMLNESLVTEKEAEQGLDATNQNIDQMRLTVAEVNRAAEETSGLHQVAEEIHKIIASITDIADQTNLLALNAAIEAARAGEQGRGFAVVADEVRNLATRTSRETQEITRIISTLAEQVSATMSTMERIVERVNGGEQKTLQTAQIIQSMASSVRETSAASRRISDASNSQMERLTQLQQSQESLFHTIKDNGAKIGVTATISGDLNAVTKQFNRLLDNFTFATETEIERSEREQRHYPRAHNGLLAVIRETGSQQEVQGITSDFSMSGLQLRIPKEAEIKEGQLVEVQVMTPGTSLEDFENQVPLKVAARVVWRRVNAAGAACGLEFKSLDPAQQQRLQTCFRHFKKNSHFKQ; encoded by the coding sequence ATGGAAACCATCTGGCATTACTATCTCTGTCTCACCATCAGGACCAGGCTGATAATCTTGTGCCTGTGCTACAGCGTATGCATCGTCGCGGCAACCGTTGCAGGTTCCCTCGACTCACAGTTTTGGCAATGGGGATTGACGGTCGCGTTCATCACCCTGGGCGCTCTTTTCGGCGGCATCAACATTTGGGGCATAACCAGCGCGATCACCCGGACCATCAACAACCTGGAAACGCTGGCCAAGGGAAACCTCAGCCAGGAGATCGTGATCAAGCGCACCAACGAGGTCAGCAAGATCCTGCACGCCATGCGCAAGATGGTCGGCAACCAGACCGAGGTGCTGCGCAACATACACGGCGCCAGCCTACAGATGGAACAGTCCTCCTTCCAGATATCCGAGATCTCCAACGAGATCGCCGACACCACCCGCGCACAGCAGGCGCAGGTCCTGCAAGTATCGGCAGCGACAGGCGAGGTGCTCACGATTTCCGAGTCGGTGCGGGAACTTTCCGACATGATGCTGAACGAGTCACTTGTCACCGAAAAGGAGGCCGAACAGGGGCTGGACGCCACGAACCAGAACATCGACCAGATGCGGTTGACGGTAGCCGAGGTCAACCGCGCCGCAGAAGAGACTTCCGGGCTGCACCAGGTGGCTGAAGAGATCCACAAGATCATCGCCAGCATCACCGATATAGCGGACCAGACGAACCTGCTGGCGCTCAACGCCGCCATCGAGGCCGCAAGGGCAGGAGAGCAAGGGAGGGGGTTCGCCGTGGTGGCAGACGAGGTGCGCAACCTCGCCACCCGGACCTCGAGAGAGACACAGGAGATCACCAGGATCATCTCGACCCTGGCGGAACAGGTAAGCGCCACAATGAGCACCATGGAGCGCATCGTGGAACGTGTGAACGGCGGCGAGCAAAAGACGCTGCAGACGGCCCAGATAATCCAGAGCATGGCCTCTTCCGTCCGTGAAACCTCCGCGGCCAGCCGGCGCATTTCCGACGCGAGCAATTCACAGATGGAGCGGCTCACGCAGCTGCAGCAAAGCCAGGAATCGCTCTTCCACACCATCAAGGACAACGGCGCGAAGATCGGGGTCACAGCGACCATCAGCGGGGACCTGAACGCCGTGACCAAGCAGTTCAACCGCTTGCTCGACAACTTCACCTTCGCTACCGAGACAGAGATCGAGCGCTCGGAACGGGAGCAGCGGCATTACCCGCGCGCGCACAACGGCCTTCTCGCCGTCATTCGCGAGACGGGCTCGCAGCAGGAGGTCCAGGGCATCACCAGCGACTTCAGCATGTCCGGACTCCAACTGCGTATCCCCAAAGAAGCCGAAATCAAGGAAGGGCAACTCGTCGAGGTGCAGGTCATGACCCCGGGGACCTCTTTGGAAGATTTCGAGAACCAGGTGCCGCTCAAGGTCGCTGCAAGGGTCGTGTGGCGTCGTGTCAATGCTGCCGGTGCCGCCTGCGGGCTCGAGTTCAAGTCGCTCGACCCGGCACAGCAGCAGCGTCTGCAGACCTGCTTCCGGCATTTCAAGAAGAACTCGCACTTCAAACAATAG
- a CDS encoding SseB family protein, with amino-acid sequence MEKLDEALVELRQDMRDHKKQSAFYDLFLNSSFFVPILNDDQQQDETAGVIPVITEAEGNDYLMMFSSLERLKSWTGEEGRYIEAPGHLLAMNSVPPLHWALNVGTEFSKQFHPEEIKWLRDSVERCNAEAAKSAGA; translated from the coding sequence ATGGAAAAATTAGACGAGGCGCTGGTGGAACTGCGCCAGGACATGCGGGACCACAAGAAGCAGTCGGCCTTTTACGACCTCTTTCTCAACTCCTCCTTTTTCGTCCCGATCCTGAACGACGACCAGCAGCAGGACGAGACCGCGGGGGTCATACCGGTTATCACCGAAGCCGAGGGAAACGATTACCTGATGATGTTCAGCTCTTTGGAGCGGCTTAAGTCCTGGACCGGCGAGGAAGGGAGGTACATCGAGGCGCCGGGACACCTGTTGGCCATGAACAGCGTGCCCCCCCTGCACTGGGCTCTGAACGTGGGAACCGAGTTTTCCAAGCAGTTCCATCCCGAGGAAATAAAGTGGCTCAGGGATTCGGTGGAACGTTGCAACGCCGAGGCAGCTAAAAGCGCCGGAGCCTGA
- a CDS encoding diacylglycerol/lipid kinase family protein translates to MRQSQDQNLRAPGPFFIVMNAGSGDKDADQREGAVRAVLTAGGRSFRLWRVTDIRRLPEVAREAVRLARQQQGTVVAAGGDGTINAVVQEVLPSGCPFGVLPQGTFNYFSRAHGIPVDTKEASALLLNGVLRPVQVGLVNQRPFLVNASLGLYPKLLERREVHKQRFGRHRLVALLSGFATLLAPPPQLVLALDDGGGSDVMHICTLVVDNNPLQLRQVGLPEERALQHGELAAIAVKARGAGQLISALALAALGKLGEAEGVEAFAFKRLTVNPLRPSRRIKVATDGEAKWMEPPLVFQAAPESLLLLVPPFAPMGDGGA, encoded by the coding sequence TTGCGACAGTCACAAGACCAAAACCTGCGGGCGCCGGGCCCGTTCTTCATAGTCATGAACGCCGGGTCCGGAGACAAGGATGCGGACCAAAGGGAAGGCGCGGTCCGCGCCGTCCTCACCGCTGGTGGGCGTTCCTTCCGCCTGTGGCGGGTCACCGATATCAGGCGGCTGCCGGAGGTGGCGCGAGAGGCGGTGCGGCTCGCCCGGCAGCAGCAGGGAACCGTAGTCGCCGCCGGGGGCGACGGTACCATCAACGCGGTGGTCCAGGAGGTGCTTCCTTCCGGCTGTCCTTTCGGGGTCCTGCCCCAGGGCACCTTCAATTATTTCAGCCGCGCTCACGGAATACCGGTCGATACGAAGGAGGCCTCTGCGCTGCTTTTAAACGGTGTGCTGCGGCCGGTTCAGGTGGGGCTGGTGAACCAGCGCCCTTTCCTGGTGAACGCAAGCCTCGGCCTTTATCCCAAGCTGCTGGAAAGGCGCGAGGTCCACAAGCAGAGATTCGGGCGCCACCGGCTGGTAGCTTTGCTGTCGGGGTTCGCGACCCTGCTCGCCCCTCCGCCGCAGCTGGTGCTGGCCCTTGACGATGGCGGGGGGAGCGACGTGATGCACATCTGCACTTTGGTGGTCGACAACAACCCGCTGCAGTTGCGGCAGGTGGGGTTGCCCGAGGAGCGCGCCCTGCAGCACGGGGAGCTGGCGGCCATAGCGGTCAAGGCCCGGGGAGCGGGGCAACTGATCTCAGCCCTCGCGCTTGCCGCACTGGGGAAGCTGGGGGAGGCGGAGGGGGTGGAAGCGTTTGCCTTCAAACGGCTCACGGTGAACCCGCTGCGCCCAAGCAGGCGCATCAAGGTGGCAACGGACGGCGAGGCCAAATGGATGGAGCCCCCGCTCGTGTTCCAGGCGGCGCCCGAGTCGCTGCTGCTACTGGTCCCGCCTTTTGCACCGATGGGGGACGGTGGGGCGTGA
- a CDS encoding metallophosphoesterase family protein — protein sequence MSAILQISDTHFGTHTSPVVEALLQLAGELCPDLLVLSGDVTQRARASQFRAALDFLKRMPVPHQLVLPGNHDIPFYNLLGRLFSPYGNFQRSFGSDLEPVFESQDLLVVGVNTTRPTRHTVGEVSPQQIEAVARRLKGASVKQLRVVVAHQPVRATRDSDVKNLLRNRQAAVHAWARAGADLILGGHVHLPHVRPLKEVHEISRPVWSVLAGTAVSHRVRGDVPNSVNLIRYRKEDEPRSCLIERWDYDGHGAFVLFERQALLLQ from the coding sequence GTGAGCGCCATCCTGCAGATATCCGACACCCACTTCGGCACCCATACGTCTCCCGTGGTGGAGGCGCTGTTGCAACTGGCAGGGGAGCTTTGCCCGGATCTCCTGGTGCTCTCCGGGGACGTCACCCAGCGCGCCCGCGCCTCGCAGTTCCGGGCAGCCCTCGATTTTCTCAAGCGCATGCCGGTGCCACACCAACTGGTGCTTCCCGGCAACCACGACATCCCTTTTTACAACCTCCTCGGACGGCTCTTCTCACCCTACGGCAATTTCCAACGCAGCTTCGGCAGCGACCTGGAACCCGTGTTCGAGTCGCAAGATCTCCTGGTGGTGGGGGTTAACACGACGCGTCCCACACGCCATACGGTCGGCGAAGTTTCGCCGCAGCAGATCGAAGCGGTGGCACGCAGGCTAAAGGGAGCGTCCGTCAAACAACTGCGCGTCGTGGTGGCGCACCAGCCGGTGCGGGCCACCCGGGACAGCGACGTGAAAAACCTGTTGAGAAACCGCCAGGCCGCCGTCCACGCCTGGGCCCGGGCCGGCGCCGACCTGATCCTTGGGGGACACGTCCATCTCCCCCACGTGCGCCCCCTGAAGGAGGTCCACGAAATTTCCCGCCCCGTATGGTCCGTCCTTGCCGGAACCGCCGTCTCCCACCGGGTCCGCGGCGATGTCCCCAACTCCGTCAACCTGATCCGTTACCGAAAGGAAGATGAGCCCCGCAGCTGCCTGATCGAGCGCTGGGATTACGACGGCCACGGCGCCTTCGTTCTTTTCGAACGGCAGGCACTTCTCCTGCAATAG
- a CDS encoding YbaN family protein, whose translation MKNEVLRLILIGVGWVSIVCALLGLFLPLVPSVPFLLLAVFCFSRSSEKFHHWLVEHRHFGPLLKDYLVHGGISVRAKAAAICAVWISFPVSAFWLVQSSWAQVLLLAIAAGVTVCLVLIPTLPASLKRKG comes from the coding sequence GTGAAGAACGAGGTGCTGCGCCTGATACTCATAGGCGTCGGCTGGGTTTCTATTGTCTGCGCCCTTCTTGGGCTGTTTCTTCCACTGGTTCCCAGTGTCCCTTTCCTGCTGCTCGCGGTCTTCTGCTTCTCAAGGAGTTCTGAAAAGTTTCACCACTGGCTGGTAGAGCATCGGCATTTTGGCCCGCTCTTGAAGGACTACCTTGTGCACGGAGGGATATCGGTCAGGGCAAAGGCCGCTGCCATCTGCGCCGTCTGGATTTCCTTTCCGGTCTCGGCATTTTGGTTGGTGCAGAGCTCTTGGGCGCAGGTTCTCCTCTTGGCCATTGCGGCGGGAGTGACCGTCTGCCTGGTGCTTATTCCGACGCTTCCTGCTTCCCTGAAGCGAAAGGGGTAA
- a CDS encoding SH3 domain-containing protein: protein MRKHIRSIVLAAAAVAAFAVPALAESTLCTITAPEMRLRKSPSKKAKVVAILKKDTKVTAAQCSGGWVKVSSEDGKLNGYVGGWALASAPTQVAEAPATQVSDAAPSTVAQKEVPSNEKLAMQITELRLNVLGIERDMQQMHKEIRKIKSTLRRRK, encoded by the coding sequence ATGAGAAAACACATCCGCAGCATCGTACTTGCAGCAGCAGCCGTCGCCGCCTTTGCAGTCCCAGCCCTGGCTGAAAGCACCCTCTGCACGATAACCGCACCGGAGATGAGGCTCAGGAAGAGCCCCAGCAAGAAGGCCAAGGTGGTGGCTATCCTGAAGAAGGACACCAAGGTGACGGCGGCGCAGTGCTCTGGCGGATGGGTTAAAGTATCCTCTGAGGACGGCAAGCTCAACGGTTACGTAGGCGGCTGGGCGCTCGCCTCCGCCCCGACCCAGGTGGCCGAGGCCCCGGCAACGCAGGTCAGCGACGCGGCTCCTTCCACCGTAGCGCAGAAAGAGGTCCCCTCCAACGAGAAGCTCGCCATGCAGATCACCGAACTGCGCCTGAACGTCCTCGGCATCGAGCGCGACATGCAGCAGATGCACAAGGAGATCAGGAAAATCAAGTCGACCTTGCGGCGCAGGAAGTAA
- a CDS encoding cache domain-containing protein, producing the protein MRIKKFKDWKIGTKVMSISAVMIVMITAINFLYFMPVLEKEILHEREATLKSVVDLPYELIAEYDQRAQKGEFTLEEAQKRAKDRIRAMRYDQKEYFWITTLDAVMVMHPIKPELEGKDQTGYKDAEGKAIFVEMANAAKAQGSGMVHYFWPKPGETAATEKDSYVKLYKPWGWVVGSGLYMDDVHAVIDAMRWKLAAMTLIFALVAIGFGSLVSSRISKNIAKVIDAADALALGDVKVEIKAESEDETGMLAAAFGKMIGNVAEAAKAAEKIANGDLDFELTAKSDQDVLSKNLNITIGAVKAMARDADMLAKAAVDGKLSLRADASQHHGEYKKIIDGFNGTINRLVGLLDNMPAPAMIIDTDFTVLYMNEIAAKVGGKTPSQVVGQKCHDHFQTSDCKTGNCACGKAMQSGTVANSETDAHPAPGVDLEIAYSGTPLRDEAGRIVGAFEVVSDQTAIRNAARLAKKIAEYQDCETNKLVHALEKLAKGEIDFEIRTETGDEDTRKTRETFESLAGAVNTCVEVLKTLNADAGSLVEAAKEGRITARADAGKHQGAYREIVQGMNDSMATMVGFLDNIPSPAMIIDSDFNVLYMNALGAKVGSKTQAQVLGTKCYDHFCTSDCKTANCACAQAITGGREATRETDAHPGGLDLDISYTGVPIKDAAGKVVGVLEVVTDLTSIKQAARQAQKISDYQNNETRKLVEGLDKVAKGDVTVTLETEPADADTHEAKRTFDTIAAAVNSSVEATRHIAEAAKQIARGDLTVEIKERSPEDELMIALKAMVLKLSEVVSEVKGAADNVAAGSQELSSSSEQMSQGASEQAAAAEEVSSSMEEMSSNIRQNADNALQTEKIASKSAKDAEEGGKAVEHTVNAMKEIAGKISIIEEIARQTNLLALNAAIEAARAGEHGKGFAVVASEVRKLAERSQKAAAEISGLSSSSVEIAERAGQMLNQMVPDIKKTAELVMEISAACREQDTGAEQINKAIQQLDHVIQQNASASEEMSSTAEELSSQAEQLQDSIGFFRVAGVEASAKKQLVKPARPAAVKPAGKKLSQAGNPPADMRSKTAVGMSLDLDQDDSGFERF; encoded by the coding sequence ATGAGAATCAAGAAGTTCAAGGACTGGAAGATCGGCACCAAGGTTATGAGCATCTCCGCGGTGATGATCGTCATGATCACCGCCATAAATTTCCTCTACTTCATGCCTGTACTGGAAAAAGAGATACTGCACGAAAGAGAGGCAACCCTCAAGTCGGTAGTGGACCTCCCCTACGAGTTGATTGCCGAGTACGATCAAAGGGCACAAAAGGGGGAGTTCACCCTTGAGGAAGCCCAGAAGCGCGCCAAGGACCGCATCAGGGCGATGCGTTACGACCAGAAGGAGTACTTCTGGATCACCACGCTCGACGCCGTCATGGTCATGCACCCCATCAAGCCGGAACTGGAAGGTAAGGATCAAACAGGCTACAAGGATGCCGAGGGGAAAGCCATCTTCGTCGAGATGGCAAACGCAGCCAAGGCCCAGGGATCCGGCATGGTCCATTACTTCTGGCCCAAGCCGGGGGAAACGGCCGCCACCGAAAAGGACTCCTACGTCAAGCTCTACAAACCCTGGGGCTGGGTGGTCGGAAGCGGCCTGTACATGGACGACGTGCATGCCGTGATAGATGCCATGCGCTGGAAACTTGCAGCCATGACCCTCATCTTCGCCCTCGTGGCCATCGGCTTCGGCTCCCTTGTTTCCTCCCGGATCAGCAAGAACATCGCCAAGGTCATCGACGCGGCCGATGCCCTTGCCCTGGGGGACGTCAAGGTGGAGATTAAGGCGGAGTCCGAGGACGAAACCGGGATGCTCGCCGCCGCCTTCGGCAAGATGATAGGCAACGTCGCCGAAGCGGCCAAGGCTGCGGAGAAAATCGCCAACGGAGACCTGGACTTCGAACTGACGGCAAAGTCGGACCAGGACGTCCTCTCCAAGAACCTGAACATCACCATCGGCGCGGTAAAGGCGATGGCGCGGGACGCGGACATGCTTGCCAAGGCCGCGGTCGACGGGAAGCTCTCGCTGCGCGCCGACGCTTCGCAGCACCACGGCGAATACAAAAAGATCATCGACGGCTTCAACGGGACCATCAACAGGCTGGTGGGGCTGCTCGACAACATGCCGGCCCCGGCCATGATCATAGACACCGACTTCACCGTCCTCTACATGAACGAGATCGCGGCGAAGGTGGGTGGCAAGACGCCGTCACAGGTGGTGGGGCAGAAATGCCACGACCATTTCCAGACCTCTGACTGCAAGACCGGCAACTGCGCCTGCGGCAAGGCCATGCAAAGCGGCACCGTGGCCAACAGCGAAACGGACGCGCATCCGGCTCCTGGCGTCGACCTGGAGATCGCGTACTCCGGCACGCCGCTTCGCGACGAGGCGGGGCGCATCGTGGGCGCCTTCGAGGTGGTTTCTGACCAGACCGCGATCAGGAACGCGGCGCGGCTGGCCAAAAAGATCGCTGAGTACCAGGACTGCGAGACGAATAAACTGGTCCACGCCCTCGAAAAACTGGCCAAGGGGGAAATCGACTTCGAGATCAGGACGGAAACAGGTGACGAGGACACCCGCAAGACCAGGGAGACCTTCGAGTCGCTCGCCGGCGCGGTGAACACCTGCGTCGAGGTGCTGAAGACCCTCAACGCGGACGCGGGATCGCTGGTTGAGGCAGCCAAGGAGGGACGCATCACCGCGCGCGCCGATGCCGGCAAGCACCAGGGCGCCTACCGGGAGATCGTGCAGGGCATGAACGACAGCATGGCCACCATGGTCGGCTTCCTGGACAACATCCCGAGCCCGGCCATGATCATCGACAGCGACTTCAACGTGCTGTACATGAACGCTCTGGGGGCCAAGGTCGGCAGCAAGACGCAGGCCCAGGTGCTAGGCACCAAGTGTTACGACCACTTCTGCACCAGCGACTGCAAGACGGCCAACTGCGCCTGCGCCCAGGCGATCACAGGCGGTCGCGAGGCGACACGGGAGACCGACGCCCACCCGGGCGGGCTCGACCTCGACATCTCCTACACCGGCGTTCCGATCAAGGACGCCGCCGGGAAGGTAGTTGGGGTCCTCGAGGTGGTCACCGATCTCACCTCGATCAAACAGGCCGCCCGCCAGGCGCAGAAGATCTCGGACTATCAGAACAACGAAACGAGGAAACTGGTCGAGGGTCTGGACAAGGTCGCCAAGGGGGACGTCACGGTGACGCTTGAGACGGAACCGGCAGACGCCGACACGCACGAGGCCAAACGGACCTTCGACACCATCGCCGCAGCAGTCAACAGTTCAGTCGAGGCGACAAGGCACATCGCCGAGGCGGCCAAGCAGATCGCACGCGGGGATCTAACCGTCGAGATAAAGGAGCGCTCCCCCGAGGACGAGCTGATGATCGCCCTGAAGGCCATGGTGCTGAAGCTGAGCGAGGTGGTTTCCGAGGTGAAGGGAGCAGCCGACAACGTCGCCGCGGGAAGCCAGGAGCTCTCCTCCAGCTCCGAGCAGATGTCGCAGGGGGCAAGCGAGCAGGCGGCGGCCGCGGAAGAGGTCTCTTCCTCGATGGAGGAGATGTCCTCCAACATCAGGCAAAATGCGGACAACGCGCTGCAGACGGAGAAGATAGCGTCCAAATCCGCCAAAGACGCCGAAGAAGGGGGGAAGGCGGTCGAGCATACCGTCAACGCCATGAAGGAGATCGCCGGGAAGATATCGATCATAGAGGAGATCGCACGACAGACCAACCTCCTCGCCTTGAACGCCGCCATAGAGGCGGCGCGCGCCGGCGAGCACGGCAAGGGGTTCGCGGTGGTGGCCTCCGAGGTGCGCAAGCTGGCAGAACGCAGCCAGAAGGCGGCGGCGGAGATCTCCGGGCTTTCCTCTAGCAGCGTGGAGATCGCCGAGAGGGCGGGCCAGATGCTGAACCAGATGGTTCCCGACATCAAGAAAACGGCCGAGCTGGTGATGGAAATCAGCGCGGCCTGCCGCGAACAGGACACCGGCGCGGAGCAGATCAACAAGGCGATCCAGCAGCTCGACCACGTGATCCAGCAAAACGCCTCCGCATCGGAGGAGATGTCCTCAACCGCAGAAGAGCTTTCCAGCCAGGCGGAACAGCTGCAGGACTCCATCGGGTTCTTCAGGGTGGCGGGAGTCGAGGCGTCGGCCAAAAAGCAACTGGTGAAACCCGCGCGGCCGGCAGCCGTCAAACCGGCCGGAAAGAAGCTGAGCCAGGCGGGAAACCCGCCGGCTGACATGCGCAGTAAGACGGCAGTCGGGATGTCGCTGGATCTGGACCAGGATGACAGCGGTTTTGAGCGATTTTAA
- a CDS encoding PaaI family thioesterase has protein sequence MEPEIDLSGEAGWTPFDAPALVGDSLRFVSGDRSGDRFRARYYRDAEKHLHARFWLGPEAEGPPGHAHGGAVAAIMDEALGLAGWAAGYSIVVGNLNVSFRNMLPLGRVITVESRVVSVEGRKIMVHGRIFCGETTYAEAQCLCITIPGK, from the coding sequence ATGGAACCGGAGATCGACCTGAGCGGCGAAGCAGGCTGGACTCCTTTCGACGCACCTGCACTGGTGGGTGATTCGCTGCGCTTTGTCTCCGGCGACAGAAGCGGAGACCGTTTCCGGGCCCGCTACTACCGCGACGCCGAAAAGCACCTCCACGCGAGGTTCTGGCTTGGTCCTGAAGCCGAAGGTCCCCCGGGTCACGCACATGGCGGTGCGGTCGCAGCGATCATGGACGAGGCCCTCGGGCTGGCCGGTTGGGCGGCAGGGTACTCCATCGTGGTGGGAAACCTCAACGTCAGCTTCCGCAACATGCTCCCCCTGGGCCGCGTGATCACGGTGGAAAGCCGCGTTGTCTCCGTCGAAGGACGCAAGATCATGGTGCACGGCCGCATCTTCTGCGGGGAGACGACCTACGCCGAGGCGCAATGCCTCTGCATCACCATCCCCGGCAAATAA